The nucleotide sequence CAACATCTACTATTTACGGTTTGGTGTTTGCCGAAGCGGGTAACGCCTGGCAGAATCTGAAAGACTTTAGTCCGTTCGACCTGAAACGTTCTGCCGGTGTTGGTGTACGTATCTTCCTACCGATGATTGGTATGATGGGTATCGACTGGGCTTATGGTTTCGATAAGGTAAATGGTTCACGTACTTCCGGAGGAAGTAATTTCCACTTTATCATCGGACAAGAGTTTTAATTAATGTGAAATGTAGTGTAAGATATAAACTACTGGTTATATTTGCAGTCTAACAGTTATTGTAGAACTAAAAAAGAATGATTATGAAAAAGATTTTCTACATGTGTTCAATGCTTCTTCTCTGTTCGTTTGCGGGCATGGCACAGAAGTTTGCTCTGATAGACATGGAATATATTTTGAAGAATATCCCTGCCTACGAAATGACAAATGAACAGTTAAGCCAGCTATCTGAAAAGTGGCAGAACGAAGTCGAAGCAATTCAACAGGAAGCTCAGAATATGTATAAAACATATCAAAGCGATCTGGTTTTTCTCTCTGCCGAGATGAAAACCAAACGGGAAGAGGCAATCGTTCGTAAAGAACAGGAAGCTCAGGACGTGAAGAGAAAGTACTTTGGAGCCGAAGGCGAACTGTATAAAAAGCGGGAAAGTCTTATGAAACCGATGCAGGATGAAATTTACAATGCAGTGAAGACTATTGCTGAAGAGAAAGGTTACCAGGTAGTTGTAGACAGAGCGTCTGCAATGAGTATTATCTTCGCATCCCCTAAAATCGATATCAGTAATGAAGTCTTGCTAAAATTAGGTTATTCAAAATAATTGCTTAAATTTGTGCGCTTTACCAGGATTAATAACAAGTAATAAAAAATAGAAAATGAAGAAACTTATTGTCTTTTTAATGATGGTTCTCCCACTTGGAGCTTTTGCCCAGGATGTAAAAATTGCGTTTGTAAACACTCAGGAAGTTATCAC is from uncultured Macellibacteroides sp. and encodes:
- a CDS encoding OmpH family outer membrane protein, whose protein sequence is MKKIFYMCSMLLLCSFAGMAQKFALIDMEYILKNIPAYEMTNEQLSQLSEKWQNEVEAIQQEAQNMYKTYQSDLVFLSAEMKTKREEAIVRKEQEAQDVKRKYFGAEGELYKKRESLMKPMQDEIYNAVKTIAEEKGYQVVVDRASAMSIIFASPKIDISNEVLLKLGYSK